A genomic segment from Lignipirellula cremea encodes:
- the trpE gene encoding anthranilate synthase component I: protein MTHYPSFAAFEKLAAAYDMVPVCRRLISDTLTPVTAFHRIDQGGPACLFESVVGGEKVGRYSFLAAEPFLTLSARGPHVEIATADGQVEEIECDNPLNELRLRLSEVKVAHLESLPPFTGGAVGYAAYDVIRYVEDLPDAPADDRNLPDLSFAFYDQMIVFDNVNKTATVIAMARTDDSDGEAETAYQSACQRVDDLVALLSTPNDKLQPADIETGGELKLPSRSNFTQPEFEAAVRRCVEYIEAGDIFQVVISQRFEVDITADPFEIYRTLRVVNPSPFMFFLRTPETVLVGSSPEIMCRVVDNRVTVRPLAGTRPRGANEQEDRRLAEELLNDPKERAEHVMLVDLGRNDVGRVSKFGAVELTDVMTVERYSHVMHISSNVNGELRDDCDAFDALLASLPAGTVSGAPKVRAMQIIDELEPHRRGPYAGAVGYFDYSGNMDTCIALRTLVIQNGKAYVQAGAGIVADSDPTLEYQETLNKARGLLKAIEITERRTQK from the coding sequence ATGACCCATTATCCGTCTTTTGCCGCCTTTGAAAAACTGGCGGCCGCCTACGACATGGTTCCCGTTTGTCGCCGGCTGATCAGCGATACGCTGACGCCCGTCACGGCGTTCCATCGAATTGACCAGGGCGGTCCGGCCTGCCTGTTTGAAAGCGTTGTCGGCGGCGAAAAAGTCGGCCGCTACAGCTTTCTGGCGGCGGAGCCTTTTCTCACCCTGTCCGCCCGGGGACCGCATGTGGAGATCGCCACCGCCGACGGCCAGGTGGAAGAGATCGAATGCGACAACCCGCTCAACGAACTGCGCCTGCGACTGAGCGAAGTGAAGGTCGCCCACCTGGAGAGCCTGCCGCCCTTTACCGGCGGGGCCGTGGGCTATGCGGCATACGACGTGATCCGTTACGTCGAAGACCTGCCCGACGCCCCCGCTGACGATCGCAACCTGCCCGACTTGTCGTTTGCCTTTTACGATCAAATGATCGTTTTTGATAACGTCAACAAAACGGCGACCGTGATCGCCATGGCCCGCACCGACGATTCCGACGGGGAAGCGGAAACGGCCTACCAGAGCGCCTGCCAGCGGGTCGACGACCTGGTTGCGCTGCTCTCCACCCCCAACGACAAACTCCAGCCGGCCGATATTGAAACAGGCGGCGAGTTGAAGCTTCCCTCCCGGTCCAACTTTACCCAGCCGGAATTTGAAGCGGCCGTCCGCCGCTGCGTCGAATATATCGAAGCGGGCGACATTTTCCAGGTCGTCATCAGCCAGCGGTTTGAAGTCGATATCACGGCCGATCCGTTCGAAATCTACCGCACCCTGCGGGTGGTGAACCCCAGCCCGTTCATGTTCTTCCTCCGCACGCCGGAAACCGTGCTGGTCGGCAGTTCCCCGGAAATCATGTGCCGGGTGGTCGACAACCGCGTCACCGTGCGGCCGCTGGCCGGCACCCGTCCCCGCGGAGCCAATGAACAGGAAGACCGGCGCCTGGCCGAAGAACTGCTGAACGATCCGAAAGAACGGGCCGAGCATGTCATGCTGGTCGACCTGGGCCGGAACGATGTGGGCCGGGTGTCCAAGTTTGGCGCCGTGGAACTGACCGACGTCATGACGGTCGAGCGGTACAGCCACGTGATGCACATCTCGTCCAACGTCAACGGCGAACTGCGGGACGACTGCGACGCCTTTGATGCGCTGCTGGCCAGCCTGCCGGCGGGCACCGTCAGCGGGGCGCCGAAGGTGCGGGCAATGCAGATCATCGACGAGTTGGAGCCCCATCGCCGCGGTCCGTACGCCGGGGCGGTCGGCTATTTCGACTACAGCGGCAACATGGATACGTGCATCGCCTTGCGGACGCTCGTCATCCAGAACGGCAAGGCGTACGTGCAAGCCGGCGCCGGCATCGTCGCCGACAGCGACCCGACGCTCGAGTACCAGGAAACCCTCAACAAGGCCCGCGGCCTGCTCAAAGCGATCGAAATCACCGAACGCCGCACCCAGAAATAA
- a CDS encoding LamG domain-containing protein, with product MAEEFNPYYKWLGIPPEEQPPHHYRLLGVRPFESDREVIDSVANRHIAYLQDITAGPHLRQAQKLLTELAGARRVLLNAERKAKYDAELKAKLDAAKPVAAATQARTPRGPAFPGINTGDRPGSSPSNVHSDTVKLAAGASATSTSNPRLPVAKKSPLPLILAAVTGVLVLGGLGVGAFMLLPSGSPVTTDVGQTDSGGKGGGGKTGSGNSSVAAGGEAIPGFSLLSHFTFNKASKPFVNDLNETTKIEKTGAPKRLEERGGGVLAFDGKSQLKFDPPFFGSEISIVFWIKTDKPGPEGKIWTEGSGLVDASVAEDEPDIGVSLLGDKIAFGVGPGDKTVVGKTVVTDNEWHLVTAVFNDGSLTLYVDAQLEGQTTGKGGVKRSADKFSIGALQTGKNFFEGSLDDIRIYGASLTAGQVTGLMQ from the coding sequence ATGGCTGAAGAGTTCAATCCTTACTATAAATGGCTCGGCATTCCGCCCGAAGAGCAGCCGCCCCACCACTATCGCCTGCTGGGGGTGCGGCCCTTTGAATCGGATCGCGAAGTGATCGATTCGGTGGCGAATCGCCATATTGCCTATCTGCAGGATATCACGGCCGGTCCGCATTTGCGGCAAGCGCAAAAACTGCTGACCGAACTCGCCGGCGCCCGGCGGGTGCTGCTCAACGCAGAACGGAAAGCCAAGTACGACGCCGAGCTGAAAGCGAAGCTCGACGCCGCCAAACCGGTCGCCGCGGCGACCCAGGCCCGCACGCCCCGGGGGCCGGCTTTCCCCGGGATCAATACGGGCGATCGCCCCGGCTCTTCCCCGTCGAATGTGCATTCCGACACCGTCAAGCTGGCCGCCGGAGCTTCGGCCACTTCGACCTCGAACCCACGTTTGCCGGTCGCCAAGAAGAGTCCGCTGCCGCTGATCCTGGCGGCGGTCACAGGGGTGCTGGTTCTCGGCGGTCTGGGCGTCGGGGCGTTCATGCTATTGCCCAGCGGTTCGCCAGTCACCACCGATGTCGGCCAGACAGATTCCGGCGGCAAGGGGGGCGGCGGAAAAACAGGGAGCGGCAATTCGTCGGTCGCGGCCGGCGGCGAAGCGATTCCCGGCTTCTCGCTGCTCTCTCATTTTACTTTTAACAAAGCCTCCAAGCCGTTCGTCAACGACCTCAACGAAACCACCAAAATCGAGAAGACAGGCGCCCCCAAGCGGCTGGAAGAACGTGGCGGCGGGGTGCTCGCTTTCGATGGCAAGTCCCAGTTGAAATTTGACCCGCCCTTCTTTGGGTCGGAAATCTCAATTGTGTTCTGGATCAAAACCGACAAGCCCGGCCCTGAAGGAAAAATCTGGACCGAAGGGTCCGGCCTGGTCGACGCCAGCGTGGCCGAAGACGAACCGGATATCGGCGTCTCCCTGCTGGGCGACAAGATCGCTTTTGGTGTTGGCCCTGGCGATAAAACCGTCGTCGGGAAAACGGTCGTTACGGATAATGAATGGCACCTGGTGACGGCCGTCTTTAACGATGGTTCTCTCACCCTGTATGTCGACGCCCAGCTGGAAGGCCAGACGACCGGCAAGGGCGGCGTCAAACGCTCCGCCGACAAGTTTAGCATCGGCGCCCTGCAGACCGGCAAGAACTTTTTCGAAGGCAGCCTCGACGACATTCGTATCTATGGCGCCTCGCTCACCGCCGGCCAGGTTACCGGCCTGATGCAGTAA